One window of the Epinephelus moara isolate mb chromosome 24, YSFRI_EMoa_1.0, whole genome shotgun sequence genome contains the following:
- the LOC126386286 gene encoding keratin, type II cytoskeletal 8-like, translating to MSVRAMKTTSYSTVSSSRGPSQGYSSRSFSGYGGSGVGSGRQSYAVRSSYGGVGSSGAAVGAGGFKVAGGYIAGGSGQRGGGVEFGYIGFGGGIGGGMGGGMANGMAAPITAVTVNKSLLAPLNLEIDPNIQAVRTQEKEQIKTLNNRFATFIDKVRFLEQQNKMLETKWKLVQEQTTSRSNIDAMFEAYIANLRKQLDNLGHEKVKLESDLHHMTGLVEDFKNKYEDEINKRNECENNFVLLKKDTDAAYMIKVELEAKLDGLSDEIEFLKQIYDAEIHELQSQVKDTSVVVEMDNSRNLDMDAIVAEVRAQYEDIANRSRAEAESWYKTKYAEMQQSAGRYGDDLKSTKAEIAEMNRRIMRLQSEIDMVKAQRNSLETQIAEAEERGEMAVKDAKLRIRDLEEALQRAKQDMALQVRQYQELMNVKLALDIEIATYRKLLEGEEYRLATGIKTSISKQTSVNYNAYGLESSRTPSYVSCSFGGVKASGNAIADIEGASVKSTTVTKTETVMIKTEDKTVEEKEEVQEEQEEQKEEEVQIAAEEEAAVEKMEEQEEAEPEPEAAE from the exons ATGTCTGTCAGAGCCATGAAGACCACCAGCTATTCTACTGTGTCCTCCTCCAGGGGCCCATCCCAAGGCTACAGCAGCCGCTCATTCTCCGGTTACGGTGGCTCTGGTGTGGGCAGTGGCAGGCAGAGCTACGCTGTCCGCAGCTCCTATGGAGGAGTGGGCAGCAGTGGTGCTGCTGTGGGTGCTGGGGGGTTTAAAGTGGCCGGTGGGTATATTGCTGGGGGGTCTGGGCAAAGAGGAGGTGGAGTGGAGTTTGGCTATATTGGCTTTGGTGGAGGTATTGGAGGTGGCATGGGAGGTGGCATGGCCAATGGTATGGCAGCCCCAATCACAGCGGTGACCGTGAACAAGAGCCTGCTGGCCCCCCTGAACCTGGAGATTGACCCCAACATCCAGGCAGTCCGCACCCAGGAGAAGGAGCAGATCAAGACCCTGAACAACCGCTTTGCTACCTTCATTGACAAG GTACGCTTCCTAGAACAGCAGAACAAAATGCTCGAGACAAAGTGGAAACTTGTGCAGGAACAGACCACGTCTCGCTCCAACATCGATGCCATGTTCGAAGCCTACATTGCCAACCTCCGCAAGCAGCTAGACAACTTGGGGCATGAAAAAGTCAAACTTGAGTCCGACCTGCATCACATGACGGGCCTGGTTGAGGACTTCAAGAACAA gtaTGAGGATGAGATCAACAAGCGCaatgaatgtgaaaacaactTTGTCCTCCTGAAGAAG GACACCGACGCAGCCTACATGATTAAAGTGGAGCTGGAAGCCAAACTGGACGGGCTCTCTGACGAGATTGAGTTCCTGAAGCAGATCTATGATGCA GAAATCCATGAGCTGCAGAGCCAGGTCAAGGACACATCCGTTGTGGTTGAGATGGACAACAGCCGCAACCTTGACATGGACGCCATCGTCGCTGAAGTGCGAGCCCAGTATGAGGACATTGCCAACCGTAGCAGAGCCGAGGCTGAGTCATGGTACAAGACTAAG TATGCAGAGATGCAGCAGTCCGCAGGCAGATACGGTGATGACCTGAAGTCAACCAAGGCTGAGATCGCTGAGATGAACCGCAGGATAATGAGGCTCCAGTCTGAAATTGACATGGTTAAAGCACAG AGAAACAGTCTGGAAACTCAGATCGCAGAGGCTGAGGAGCGCGGTGAGATGGCTGTGAAAGATGCTAAACTCCGTATCAGAGACCTAGAGGAAGCTCTCCAGAGAGCCAAGCAGGATATGGCCCTTCAAGTCCGCCAGTACCAGGAACTGATGAATGTGAAGCTGGCTCTGGACATTGAGATCGCCACCTACAGGAAACTGCTGGAAGGAGAGGAGTACAG GCTAGCAACTGGAATCAAGACCAGCATTTCCAAACAGACTT CTGTGAACTACAACGCCTACGGCCTGGAGAGCTCCAGAACCCCATCCTACGTCAGCTGCTCCTTCGGTGGAGTCAAGGCCAGCGGCAATGCTATCGCTGATATCGAGGGGGCATCAGTGAAGAGCACCACAGTCACCAAGACAGAAACCGTGATGATCAAGACCGAGGACAAGacagtggaggagaaggaggaggtgcAGGAAGAGCAGGAAGAGCAAAAGGAGGAGGAAGTACAGAtagcagctgaggaggaggctgctgtggagaagatggaggagcaggaggaggctgAGCCTGAGCCTGAGGCTGCGGAGTGA